AATTTAGGGTACATTATAACCAGCTGAATACATGTTACACCATAAGTTCTACCATTGAGGGGGGTTTACAACTTAATTTAACTTGAATATTTCAAAACTGAAATAAGCGTCATATAATCTGCTACTCTGGAGTagcagtacaaaaaaaaataagttttaggAGACCGCTATAATCGATGACTTGTAACATTCCGCAGAGAATACTCTCCGTATATCTATACAGCTCTCTCGTGGATtgtgtgggtggctcttaaaagagcctttgtgttattAGGGTTTGGGTGATGATGGGGTTTttacttggcgctggtgtacttGGTCACTGCCTTGGTGCCCTCAGACACTGCGTGCTTGGCCAGCTCTCCGGGCAGTAAGAGCCGTACAGCGGTCTGGATCTcccgggaggtgatggtggagcgcTTGTTATAATGAGCCAGGCGGGAGGATTCCCCTGCGATGCGCTCGaagatatcattgacaaaggaATTCATGATCCCCATGGCCTTGGAGGAGATACCGGTGTCGGGGTGGACCTGTttcagcaccttgtacacgtagatAGCATAGCTTTCCTTCCTGCTCTTTCTGCGCTTCTTCCCATCCTTCTTCTGGGTCTTGGTCACGGCTTTCTTAGATCCCTTCTTGGGTGCTGGTGCGGACTTGGCTGGTTCAGGCATGATGATCTCACGAAGTTTCCAACAGAATAACGAGCCCCTCCTCTGGCAGCTCTTTATATAGAAGCCCGGGTAGCAAAGCCTGACCTCTGTGCATTTCCTATTGGTCCGTTCAGAGCGGGCACTGAGCATGGAACGAGGTAATCCTACAGTGATTGGTTACTCTCTTAGTCGgattctgattggtggatttaaaaTGCAACCAATCAGACTAGAGCTCGGCACATCTGCGGATGTATAAGTAGCCGTGCAAGGGGACGGGAGCTCATAGATTTTACAGATTGCGATTTGAAGATGTCAGGAAGAGGCAAACAGAGCAGCAAAGTCCGGGCTAAAGCAAAGACCCGATCATCCAGAGCAGGTCTGCAGTTCCCAGTCGGCCGTGTCCACAGGCTCCTCAGGAAGGGGAACTACGCCCAGCGGGTTGGAGCCGGAGCTCCGGtctatctggctgcagtgctggagtatCTGACCGCTGAGATCCTGGAGCTGGCTGGGAACGCCGCCAGAGATAACAAAAAGACCCGCATCATCCCCCGCCATCTGCAGCTCGCTGTGCGCAACGACGAGGAGCTCAACAAACTGCTCGGAGGGGTCACCATAGCCCAGGGTGGGGTCCTGCCCAATATCCAGGCTGTCTTACTGCCCAAGAAAACCGAGAGCCAAAAGGCGTCCAAGAGCAAGTAAACTCCACTGTCCCTCATCTCCCAAACtcacacaaaggctcttttaagagccacccacaatCTCCACAAAGAGCTCACACTGCTGCTACTGAAGGGTTAAACGCCTGACTGTATGTGGGAATTATTCCCTAACGTGCGATGGGCTAGAATTTATGCTTTTAAAATCCCCACCTCAGCCATGGTTATAGCTCTTACTCCTTGTTAAACTTGGGAGTCTTACGTTAAACTCCATATATCGATTATAATCAGATGAATAGGCAATTTAAATCACATTAGTGAACAAAGGCAAAGTCAAACGCTGCATAGTAATAAGAGATGGAGGGAAGAGAGGACTCGGCTCCTTCAGCTCTTCAAACCtcgtttgatttaaaaaaaaatgaggctaaAGCCTGTGAAAGCAGGTGTAGGTGAATATACTTCCCAGATCAGCTGCTGCTTCAACTTTAGCTAATAAGCAATCATGCTCCGCTTTCTGCTGCTGATGCAAAAGTGAGCGACAAACCCCACTTTTAATCCATTTCCAACCATGCCACAAAATAATGGTTTAAATTAATACTTCTCCACTCCAAAGtcagtcagatttctccttagTGGGGTTTAAAGTCCTCCTCAtgcgtcaaaaaaaaaaaaatactccatgTGGAGTAACTAGATTTCCTTATTGCCAAGAGAGGTGAATGTAATTAGACTTGTATGAATTCATACTGTATTTTGGGCTGTGCTCTCTACCTTCGTCTGTACTTACTACCagggggtcaagtcctggggaaagtGTGGGAAGATCCACCTAcaccctaaaaaaaatatatatatatatatatatatataagctagtatgcatatatatagttgggtgaaggggtgacagtgtgtggaggcTGAAAGTAATTGGGGGGTAGTGTGGGTGACAAGGTGTGTAGGAATATGAAGTAGCTAACTTttcttgttcatatgtattttatgattagataaggtttataatcattattgctgactgaaaggatatgaaacagttaaactctttttgctttgtatgctttaaaataatgtttgaaataaTTATGCTGACTTTAGAAGGAAGACCTTGGTACAAAATACATCTGCCAG
Above is a genomic segment from Pelobates fuscus isolate aPelFus1 chromosome 6, aPelFus1.pri, whole genome shotgun sequence containing:
- the LOC134615020 gene encoding histone H2B 1.1-like, with the protein product MPEPAKSAPAPKKGSKKAVTKTQKKDGKKRRKSRKESYAIYVYKVLKQVHPDTGISSKAMGIMNSFVNDIFERIAGESSRLAHYNKRSTITSREIQTAVRLLLPGELAKHAVSEGTKAVTKYTSAK
- the LOC134615018 gene encoding histone H2A type 1-like, whose protein sequence is MSGRGKQSSKVRAKAKTRSSRAGLQFPVGRVHRLLRKGNYAQRVGAGAPVYLAAVLEYLTAEILELAGNAARDNKKTRIIPRHLQLAVRNDEELNKLLGGVTIAQGGVLPNIQAVLLPKKTESQKASKSK